CGGTATAGGAAATAAGTTCTGCTCCTTTGGTCGTACAGGTAAAGGAGGCATAGGGATTGTTGATGGTGATATTCATAAATAACCTCTTTCTGCCAGTAATTGAAAAGTCTATAGTTCTATTGTAATCTATGAATGCAAATTGTCAAAGAGTTTTTGTGGTATAATTATAGGAAATACTATGAGTTGAGGGAGAAAAGAATGAATTTAAAAAATGTGCAAACGAAGGAGAGGATCGCAGAGATTCAAAACTTATATGAAGCTGCTTTTCCGGCTAATGAGAGAAAACCTTTTGCTCTGATTCAAGAGAAGGTAAAATCTGGACAGATGGAAATTTTAGCCTTTGAAGAAGGAGAAAATTTTATTGGAATGGCGATGGTAATGATGGATGAGGATTTTATTTTAATTGATTATTTTGCAATGAAAAAGGAAAAAAGAGGAGAAGGTTATGGCAGCAGGGCAATTCGTATGCTTCGGAATTATTATGCAAAAAAACGCATATTTTTAGAGATTGAGATTGTGCCAGAAAAAGTGGAGACAAGAGAAGATGAGCTGAAGGAGAGAAGAAAGAAATTTTACTTAAGCAATGGCTTAAAGGAGACAAAAGTTTATGTCAAACTCTTTGGAGTGGAGATGGAATTATTGACTTTTTCAAAGCAGATTAGTTATGAGGATTATATAGGCATCTATTTGCACATCTTTGGGGAACGCAGTCGAAAATATATACAACAAGTCGAAAAATATGATAAAATAGGAAAAAAGGATTTGGAGGTGTAAGGATGAAAATGAAAAATTTGGCAACCTTATTGGTTGCAGGAATGGCCGCTTTTTCTTTGATGGCTTGTGGCAATGGAGCAAAGAAGACAGAGACAAGTAATGCACAGAGTGCAGAAAGTTCAAAGGAAAGTTCTGCACAGACAACACAGGCAAGTTCTAGTGCACAGACAACAGTTGCACAGAGTATGGATGACAATGGCATTCGAAAGGCATTGGTTGTCTATTTTCCTGGAGTTGATGAAACGAGCACAGAGGGCGGAAAAAAGGATGTACAGGCTGTGGCAGAGATGATTAGCAAAAAGGCAAATGCCGATCAATTTGAGGTTGTGCCAGAGGCTGATTATCCAAAGACCTACGCAGAATATGCGGCACAGGTTAAGCGTGAAAAAGAGGAGAAGGCAACGCCAGCTTATTATGGTGATGTCGACGGATGGAATGATTACTCTGTGGTTTATGTTGGTATGCAGGGAGCTGATGACTCAGTTGAGCGTGTGATGGCTAAGTTTATTCAGGACCACAAGTGGGATGGAAAGACCATTGTGCCATACTATACAGCAAGTGAAGGAAAGAAGGCCACAGAGGAAGTAAAAGACTTAGCTAAGGGAGCAAATGTAAAGGCGGCAACACAATTTACACATAGTCAGATTACAGGAAGTAGTTTTGACCACGACATTGTTGATTTTGTGGATAAGATGAGTAAGTAAGAAAGAAATAGACAGAAGGCGTGTAAAAATGATTTCTGATTTTTTACACGCCTTTAAGATGCAGAGGCATTTTTGCACAAAAAGCAACGCACTGAGTGTGTTGCTTTTTGTTTATTCGCTAAATGCCATTTTATTTAATTGTGTAGACTTTGCCATGCCACTATCAGCTCCTCGAGGTTGTCTTAATGATAGTGCTTCAATCTCTTCCATACTCATTGTAGATGATATAGATTGCAAAACCTCTTTAAGTCGAGAATTTATCTTACTATTTTTTGCTTCTGCTCTTCTAATTATTCCTTGACAAGCAACAGGTGAAATATAAATTTCTTCTGGTGCATCGGCTGAGATAATATCTTTCATGTATAATATATATATCATATATTCAATATAAAATCATTATAAACTTAGAAAAAATCATTATATAATTATTTTTTGTAAGAGAATTATATGTACATAAGGTATTAAAGCTATGCTCCTTTTTAGGCTCTGCCTTTTTATAAATTTATAGTTGATAAATATTTATATTAGTTGTATGATTATACAATCAAAAGATGTGGAGGCGAATATGATAAGAGTAGGGATTGTTGGAGCAACGGGATATGCGGGAGCAGAATTAGTTCGGCTCCTGATGCAAAGAGATGATATAGAAATTGTTTGGTATGGTTCAAGAAGCTACATCCATCAAGATTTTGCATCGATATATAAAAATTTATATCATATTGTGGAAGAAGATTGTAAAGATGATGATTTGCATCAAATTGCAGAAATTGCAGATGTGATTTTCACAGCAACACCACAGGGTTTTTTGGCAGGAAAACTAGATGAAGAAATTTTGAGGAAGGCAAAAGTCATTGATTTGTCAGCAGACTATCGAATTAAGGATGTCAAGACTTATGAAAAATGGTATAAGATCGAGCATTTATCTCCACAATTTATTGAGGAGGCGGTGTATGGGCTGCCAGAGATCAATAGAGAAAAAATAAAGAACGCAAGATTAATTGCCAATCCAGGTTGTTATCCAACTTGTTCCTTTTTAAGTATTATGCCACTGGCAAAAGCAGGGCTGATTGATATGTCTTCCATTATTATTGATGCCAAGTCAGGAACAAGTGGCGCGGGACGAAGTGCCAAGGTAGACAATCTGTTTTGCGAAGTTAATGAAAATATCAAGGCCTATGGTGTGACAACACATCGCCACACGCCAGAGATTGAGGAGCAATTGGGTAGGATTTCTGGAAAGGAGACTATCATTAGTTTTACACCCCATCTTGTGCCGATGATGAGAGGAATTTTGGTGACGGCCTATGCGAGCTTGACAGAAAAGGTGAGCATTGAAAAAATCAGAGAAATTTATGAACATACCTATGCCAATGAAGAATTTGTTCGTGTGCTCAAAGAAGGAGATTGTCCACAGACAAGATTTGTCGAGGGCAGCAATTTTGTCGATGTCAATGTGGTGCTCGATGAGAGAACAAATCGAGTTGTGATGATGGGGGCAATGGACAACTTGGTCAAGGGTGCTGCAGGACAGGCAATGCAGAATATGAATATTTTGCTTGGATGCAAAGAAAACATGGGATTGAAGCAAATTCCGATGTTTCCATAATTGATGGAGGAAGTGTTTTGGTAACAGTAAGAGCAATGAAGGAGAGCGATTATCAAAAGGTGCGAGATGTTTGGGTGAATACAAAGGGGTTTAAAATTCGCCTAATTGATGATGGACAGGAGCGAATTTGTCGCTTTTTGCGAAGAAATCCAGGACTTAGCTGTGTGGCTGTGGCGGATGGAAAAATTGTGGGTAGTATTTTGTGTGGGCATGATGGCAGAGAGGGATCATTTTATCATGTCTGTGTGAGAGAAGAATATCGACAGCGTGGCATTGGAGAAGAGATGGTCAATTATTGTCTGGCGAAATTGGAAGGGGAAGAAATTTCTAGAGTTAGTCTCATCGCCTTTACACAAAATGAAGTTGGCAATCAATTTTGGAAGAAATTGGGATGGAATATCCGAAAAGATAGCAATGGATACGACTATATGATCAATGATGACAATATTGCAAGAATAGTGTAGTAGTATAGAGAAAGGATAAAAAGTTATGGGAAAGATAACAAAAATCGAAGGCGGTGTCACGGCGGCAAAGGGATTTTTTAGTGCAAGCTGTATGGCACAAATTAAGTATACTGATCGACTGGATATGGCCATGGTCTATTCAAATTCTCCATGTGTCAGTGCAGGAACATATACGACTAACTTAGTCAAGGCAGCACCTGTAGTTTGGGACAGAAAGATTACTGATGGCGATGGAATGGTGCAGGCCATTGTGGTGAATGCAGGTATTGCCAATGCCTGTACAGGAAAAGAAGGACTTGATTATTGCGAGCAGACAGCCAATGAGGCAGCCAGTGTGCTTGGCATTAAGCCAGAAGAAGTCTTGGTTGCCTCTACAGGTGTGATTGGAAAGCAGTTGCCAATGGAAAAGATTAAGGCAGGTGTGCACAAGTTAAAAGAGAATTTATCGGATAGTCTAGAGAGTGCAAGCTTGAGTGCAGAGGCCATTATGACTACGGATACGATAAAGAAGGAGATTGCCCTTGAGTTTGAAATTGCAGGGACAAAAGTAAAGATGGGCGGAATGTGCAAGGGTTCAGGCATGATTCACCCAAATATGTGTACAATGCTTGGCTTTGTGACCACAGATGTTGCCATTGACAAGGTTTTACTTCTTAAGGCTCTTCGAGAAGATGTTGTGGATACCTTTAATATGGTCAGTGTTGATGGTGACACCTCAACAAATGATTCCTTTATTGTTCTTGCCAATGGTCAGGCAAAGAATAAGCTCATTGACAGTGAGGGAGAGGACTATACGACATTTAAGGAAGCCCTACATCAAATCAATGTGGAACTAGTTAAGATGATGGCAGGTGATGGCGAGGGAGCGACGGCACTTTTTGAAGTCAAGGTTGTCGGTGCACAGTCAAAGGACCAGGCGAGAACTCTGGCAAAGTCAGTAGTAACTTCCTCTTTGACCAAGGCAGCCATCTTTGGACATGATGCCAACTGGGGAAGAATTCTCTGTGCTCTTGGATATTCTGGAGAGAAGTTTGATCCCGATCATATGGAACTTTGGTTTGAGAGCAATGAAGGAAAAATTTTGATCTATAAAGACGGCAATGCGGTTGATTTTAGCGAGGAGGATGCCACTAATATTCTTTCAGCCAAGGAAGTGAGAGCATTAGTAGATATTCAAATGGGAGAGGAGACAGCCACAGCTTGGGGTTGTGACTTGACCTATGACTATATTCGAATTAATGCAGATTATAGAAGTTAGAGGAGAAGCAAGATGGATTTAAGTATTATGCAAAAGGCACAGGTGTTGATTGAGGCCATTCCCTATATTCAGCGATTTAATCGAAAGGTCATTGTTGTCAAATATGGTGGTTCGGCTATGCTTGATGATGAATTGAAAAAACAAGTCATTCAAGATGTTGTTTTGTTAAAATTAGTTGGGTTTAAGCCGATTATTGTGCATGGCGGCGGAAAAGAAATTAGCAAGTGGATTACTAAGGTGGGGATGGAGCCAAAGTTTATCAATGGTCTTCGTGTGACGGATGAGCCGACAATGGAAATTGCAGAGATGGTATTAAATCGTGTAAATAAAAGTTTGGTTCAATTGGTAAGTGACCTAGGTATCCGTGCAGTCGGAATTAGTGGAAAAGATGGAAATTTATTGGAATGTGAAAAGAAATTGAGTAAGGGCGAGGACATTGGTTTTGTTGGTGAGATTACTAAGGTCAATCCACAATTAATTGATGACCTAATCGAAAAAGATTTTTTACCCATTATTTGCCCGATTGGCTATGACAACGAATGTCACAGCTACAATATCAATGCAGATGATGCTGCCTGTGCCATTGCAAAGGCTGTGGGGGCAGAAAAACTGGCCTTTTTGACCGATGTGGAAGGAATTTATCGCGATTTTTCAGATAAGAGTTCATTGATTTCAGAGATGACTGTGGAAGAAGCGAGAAAATTTATTCAAAGTGATGGCATTGGCGGTGGAATGATTCCAAAGTTGACCAATTGCATCGATGCCTTAGAGAGTGGTGTGAGCAGAGTGCATATTCTGGATGGAAGGATTGCCCATTGTCTGTTACTTGAAATTTTTACCAATAAGGGAATTGGAACAGCAATTTTGCGAGAGAGGGAGGACAATTAATGGAAGAAAATATTCAAAGGGCAGAACAGCAATTGTTAAAGACCTATAATCGCTATCCCGTAGTATTTGACAGAGGAAATGGCGTAACTTTGTATGACACTGAGGGCAATGCCTATCTTGACTTTTTTTCTGGCATTGGTGTTCAGGGACTTGGTCATCATTATCCAGGACTTCAGGAAGCAGTAAAAGAGCAGGTAGATAAACTTTGGCACACCTCCAATTATTTTTATAATGAGCCAGCCATCGAGGCGAGTGAAAAACTATTAAAAGTTTCTCAAATGGAGAGAGTCTTTTTTACCAACTCTGGAACAGAGGCGATTGAAGGTGCACTAAAGATTGCTAGAAAATATGGTGTGGAAAAGCATGGGAAGGACTGTTATGAAATGATTGCGATGAATCATTCTTTCCATGGACGAACATTTGGAGCACTCTCGGTCACAGGCAATGCACATTACAGAGAGCCATTTGAGCCATTGTTGCCAGGAGTCAAATTTGCCACATACAACGATCTTCAGTCGGTAAGAGCATTGGTTTCAGAGAAAACTTGTGGTATTATTGTAGAACCATTGCAGGGAGAAGGAGGAATTCACCCAGCGACAGAAGAATTTTTAAATGGACTTAGAGATCTTGCCGATCAATATGATTTGATTTTGATTTTTGATGAAATTCAATGTGGAATGGGAAGAACAGGAAAATATTTCACTTGGCAAAACTTTGGTATCCGACCAGATGTCATGACGGTGGCAAAGGCTCTTGGAAATGGTGTGCCCATTGGTGCATTTTTGGCAGCAGGAAAGGCAGTAAACATATTAGAGCCTGGAGATCATGGAAGTACTTATGGTGGCAATCCCTTGGTCTGTGCGGCAGCAGCAAAGGTATTGGACATTTTTGAAAAAGATCAAATTCCAGAGAATGCAAAAGTGGTGGGAGAATATCTCAAAGAAAAGTTAAATACATTGTCAAAGCATCATGGACATATTATGGAATGCAGAGGGTGTGGCTTGATGCTTGGGCTTGAATTTGATGTTCCCGTGGGCGAAATTATTCAAAAAGTGCTTTTGGAAGAAAAGATGGTGCTCATCAATGCGGGTAGCCATGTGATTCGCTTTATTCCTCCTTTAGTCATTACCAAAGAAAATGTAGATGATGCAGTGGCAAGATTAGATCGTGTGTTGACCAAATTAAATTTTTAGGAGTATTTTTATGAGCATGAGGAGAAGTTCTGACAAGAGAGATCAAGTGATTGTCAGAACGAGTATCATTGGTATTGTTGCCAATATTTTTTTGGCTGGGTTTAAGTTTATGGTGGGCATTTTGACTCACTCGATTGCCATTACTTTGGATGCAGTAAATAATTTGAGTGATGTGCTCTCATCGGTGATTACCATTATTGGCACGAAACTGGCAGGAAAGTCACCAGATAAAAAGCATCCCTATGGACATGGGCGATATGAATATTTGGCAGCAATTATTATTGCTGTCATTGTGCTATATGCCGGTATTAGTGCACTGATTGAGGCTATAAAATCTATTCTTCATCCAGCACAGGTAAACTATACACCGGTGTCACTGGTGATTGTAGTAGTGGCTGTGGTAATTAAACTTTTACTTGGAAATTATGTGGGAAAAGTGGGAAAAAAAGTGGGATCAGATGCACTAATTGTTTCTGGTGCTGATGCAAAATTTGATGCCATTATTTCAACGACTACTATATTAGCGGCAATCATCTTCTTGCTCACAGGTTTTCGACTAGAGGCCTATTTGGCAGCAGTCATCGCCATACTTTTAATTAAATCAAGTTTTGAAATGCTCAATGATACCATTAGCCTAATCCTTGGTCAGCGGGCCAATGCAGAAACTTCAAAGAAGGTGAAAGAGGTTATTCAATCGGTTCATGGTGTCAAAGCAGTATATGATTTGATTTTTAATGACTATGGCCCAAATCTAATCCTTGCGACAGCACATATTGAGGTACCTGACACTTTTAGTGCTGATCAGATTGATACAATGACAAGAGAAATTAATGATAAGGTATATCATTCCTGTAAGATTGTCATGGCAGCTGTGGGCATTTATTCAGTCAACACAAAGGATGACAAGGCAGCTGAAATTCGTAAGCAGATACGAGATATTGTGATGGGACATGAGCATGTCTTACAGATGCATGGATTTTATATTGATTTTGAGAAGATGAAAATTCAATTTGATATGATTGTGGGATTTGAGGCGAAGGATCGCCATGCGATCTATGATCATGTCAGTCAAGAAATCAAAGAAAAGTATCCAGAATTTGATGTGGAAATTGTAATGGATACAGATTACAGCGATTAATGATATAGAAGATAAAAGGGCGTGAAAAAAATGAATCTTCATTTTTTCACGCCCTTTAGAATAAATGGGACATTAATTAGTAAAGTCCATTTTGTTCGTCTTCATAGACCTTACTCATATCTTTGGAGAGATATGGATGCTGATCGAATCCACAGCCATATCCCATGGCATCAGCATAACCTGTTTTTCCATCCATTTGAAGTATGCACCATTGATGTGTCCAAGAATTTGGATTGGCATGTGTCCAGTCGTATCCCATAAAGTCAAGAACTCGTCCTAGTGCTCTTGTTCCTCCTGCACAGGTGGAGACATGGGCAACAAAAACACCATAAGGACTCCGATAATATTTGTTAGCATCAGTTCCGTACTGATTACTGAGAATATATTCTCTGTAAATAATGGATGCAGCTTTTCTGACTTTGGCTAAATCTGTAGTCAAAGAAGAATCAGAGAGAACTCGGATGGCGATCTTTCGTGCCACATCATCTGCTTGGTTGGCTTGCTCTTTGGAGCAATTCTTGTAATAATCATGTTTGGCAACAACAGCAGCGGCTCTTGCTTCATCTAGCTTAACTTGACCAGTAGAGGATTGTGTATTGCCAGAGAGCCATGCACCATCGGCACCAACCTTGTATCCATCTGGAGTTGTGGTGTTAGTGAGCATTGCACCATTTGAGCCAAGATAGTAATTGCCAATCCAGCGATTGGCGACCATTTTACCGCTGTCATCTAAGTAGTACCAAGTTCCTCTTAGATCCTTCCAGCCAGTACTCATAAATCCAAGTTGGTCAATATAGTACCAAGAGCCATTGTCATTTACCCATTCATCCTGAGCAAAGCGGCGACCATTTTGAATATAGCGCCATTTTCCATCGTCCTTGTACCAAGGGCTAGCAGCGAATACGCTGGTTGTTGTGGCGATGGTCACAGCTGCTGAAATAAGACATAAAGCTAATTTCCTCATAATGGTTTCCTCCTTTTTATTGTATATGTTCTATATTAGCTTAAGAATACTATAATTGCTCAGGGGAGTCAATAATTTATTAAGAAAAAAGAAAGAAAAAATTAAATAAATTTGAAGAACCCAAAATAGTAAGTGGACTTTTAAATCTCAGAAGAGCAAAACAATCTCCCGATACGCTAGACGAAAGGAAGGATTTAAGCTATACTTAAAAGATAGATTTATGGCTTGACCATAGAAAATGGAATAAAATGCAATCAAGAAATAGGAGAAAAGAATGGGTAAGATTACAGTAACGAATTGTGAAATTGATGGACTTTATGTTATCGAGCCAACGGTGTTTCCAGATGCAAGAGGATACTTTGTGGAAACCTACAATCAGAGAGATTTTGAGGAAGCTGGACTGAATATGAAATTTGTACAGGACAATCAGAGCATGTCTGTCAAGGGAGTATTGCGTGGGCTACATTTTCAAAAGGAGCATCCACAGGGAAAGCTTGTTCGTGTACTGCGTGGGGAAGTTTTTGATGTGGCTGTAGATTTGAGAAAACATTCAAAGACATATGGAAAATGGTTTGGCGTGGTGCTTTCGGCAGAAAATAAAAAGCAATTTTATATTTCTGAGGGTTTTGCTCATGGCTTTTTGGTATTATCCGATGAGGCAGAGTTTGCCTATAAGTGTACAGATTTTTATCATCCAGGCGATGAGGGTGGAATTATTTGGAATGATCCATCTATTGGAATTGAATGGCCAATTGCAGAGGGAATGGAAATTAATTTATCAGAAAAAGATACAAAGTGGAATGATTTAGCACATACATTCCATTTTTCATAAGGAGCAAAGATGAAGAATCTCATTGGACTGTTCAAGGATTTGCAAAAGAATAGAAAATTGATTTGGGAACTGGCAAAGGCAGATTTTAAAAAGCGTTTTGTAGGTTCTTATTTTGGCATTGTGTGGATGTTTGTGCAACCAGTTGTCACGGTATTTATTTATTTTGCCATCTTTCAGATGGGATTTAAAAGTGTTCCTCCAGTGCCGGGAGCGCCCTATGTTCTTTGGCTTGTGCCAGGAATTGTACCTTGGTTTTACTTTGCTGAGGCAATGAACACGGGGACAAGTTGCTTGCAGGAGTATGATTATCTCGTTAAAAAAGTAGTTTTCAATGTTCAAATTTTGCCAGTAATTAAGTTGATTTCTTGCTTAATTGTGCATGGCATTTTTGTACTCATTATGATAGGAATGTATTTTTGCTTTGGTCGTTTACCAAAGGTTACTTGGATACAGCTCATTTATTATACCTTTGCTTTATCCTTATTTGTGCTTGGTTGGACACTCATTACGGCATCCATCAATGTATTTTTTAAGGATATGGCACAGATTGTCAGCATTGCCTTGCAATTTGGTATGTGGCTTGTGCCGATTATGTGGGATCCAACAATGTTTCAAAATCGACCTGCGTGGTTGGATAGTGTGTTAAAGATCAATCCAATTTATTACATTGTCATGGGATACCGAGATAGTATGCTTCAGGGAAATTGGTTCTTTGAGCGTCCAATGCTCACCATTTATTTCTGGATTTGGACAATCGTCATGCTCATGATTGGATTGAAAGTATTTCATAAACTGAGACCACATTTATCAGATGTATTGTAGTGTGGGGGGAGAAAAGGATGCAAAATAATCTTGCGATATCCGTGCAGGATGTCACGAAAGTATATCGACTGTATGACAAGCCGATTGATCGATTAAAGGAGGCGTTAAGCCCAACCCATAAAGAGTACCACAAGAAGTTCTTTGCACTTGATAAAATTAGTTTTGATGTAGAAAAGGGGACAACTGTAGGAATTATTGGAACCAATGGTTCAGGAAAGTCAACGATTTTAAAGATTATTACAGGGGTCTTGTCACCAACCACAGGTAAGGTGGAGGTAGATGGAAATATTTCTGCACTGCTTGAACTTGGAGCAGGCTTTAATATGGATTACACAGGTATTGAAAATGTATATATGAATGGAACGATGATGGGATTTTCTAAGGAGCAGATGGACCAAAAGCTCGATGAAATTTTGAATTTTGCAGACATTGGCGATTTTGTCTATCAGCCAGTAAAGACCTATTCATCAGGTATGTTTGTTCGATTGGCCTTTGCCCTTGCCATCAATGTCGAACCAGAAATTTTGATTGTCGACGAGGCCTTGAGTGTGGGAGATGTCTTCTTTCAAGCAAAGTGCTACAAGAAAATTGATGAGATTCGAAAAAAGGGAACCACAGTTTTGATGGTCACTCATGACATGGGAAGTATTATTAAGTACTGTGACAAGGTAGTGTTGCTCAATCGAGGAGCTTTTGTTGCCGAAGGAGCACCGGGGCATATGGTGGATCTCTATAAAAAAATTCTTGCCAATCGTCTCGACGATGTGGAGAGAGAATTGACAGAAGAAAAATTTGAAAAGGCGTATACTTTTGGCACAGATGCCGAGCCAAAGAAGGACGATTTCAGTGTAGAGAGTGGAAACTTGATGAAAGAGAAGTTGACACTCAATCCGAATGTGACCGAGTATGGCGATGGTCGTGCAGAAATCTATGACCTTGGACTTCTTGATGAGAAAGGTGATGTCACCAATATGCTCCTAAAAGGAGAATACTTTACCATTCGAGAGCGAATTCGCTTCTTTGCAAATATTGAAAATCCTATTTTTACATATACAATAAAAGATAAAAAGGGAATGGATTTGACAGGAACCAATACCCTCTATGAGGGAAGTGATGTGCATTCTGTCAAAGATGGTGACACCTATGAAGTGGAGTTTCGCCAAAAAATGACTTTGCAGGGTGGGGAGTATCTACTTTCAATGAGTTGTACAGGGTTTGAAAATGGTACACACACCGTCTACCATCGACTCTATGATGTAGCCAATATTACGGTGATTTCCAATAAAAATACGGTAGGTGTCTATGATATGGAGCCTGAGGTTACCGTAAATTATTATGAGGGAGGTGCTCATGGAAAAAAGTAGCCTTACAGCAGAGGCATTATTAAAGATTTATGGATCAGATGAAAAGAAACTTTTGACAGAGCATCCAAGTCTTGAAAATCTCTATGCCTTTTCTAATCAAAGAGAGGGTGCAATTGAGTGGATTGACTTCCAAAGAGGGAGAAAAGTCCTAGTGATCAATGACCGCTTTGGTGCTGTCGTTGGCAGCCTGTTGAAAAAAGGCTTGGATGTCACCGTCATTGATAAGAAACAGGAGAATTTAGATTTTATTTCTGAGCGGTATGATGTCAGTGAGGAACAACTTCATTTTTTTAAGGGGAGCATTGCCGGTTTTAGCAAGAACACACAGTTTGACTATATCATATTGTTTGGAAATGTACATGGTGAGGGGGAGTGTGTAACCGAGCCGTCGACTTTTCGCTCTGTGAACAGATTGTTGGCAGATCATGGAAAATTCATTTTTTGTGTGGATAATCGCTTTGGCATTCAATTTTTGGCTGGAACACAATCGAATGAGGAACAATTGAGCAAGTTTGAAATTCGACAATTGATGAAGAGTGCAGGGATGAATGAGATGCATTTTTATTATCCCATTTATGATTATCGCCTGCCATTTTCCATCTATTCAGACGATTGTCTTCCAAAAAAGGGAGAGATTTCTCGCTATCTTCCTGCGTATAATTATCCGAAGTATCTCAATGTGGATATTGCTACCAAGTTTGCTCAATCGGGGGACACGGGAGATTTTGTCAATATGGTCAATTCCTTTATTGTCATTGGTGGAAAGCCAGAGCGTGCAATTTTTGTCAAATACAATCGAACCCGTCAGGACGCCCTTCGCATTAAGACTGTAATTGAGCGGGATGAACATGGAAAGTTGAGTGTTGTCAAGGCAGCACTGGATGAGGCAGGGAAAAAGCATATTTTGTCTTTTGAAGATAAGTATGAAAGGCTGAGCAAAGAAGAGACGAGAGTGAGTTATTTAAAGGCTGATATTTCGGCAGATGGAATGTCCGCACGTTTTCCATTTATTATGGGAGAAACATTTACGACACTACTTGGGCGAGAAATTAAAGATGGCGAAGTACCTGTGGATAAAATTAATGAGGCACTCAACTGGATTAATGGAAAATCGGGAACCGCCAATCACGATGCAATTTTTGATAATTTCATTATTGCAAAG
This region of Lachnospiraceae bacterium oral taxon 096 genomic DNA includes:
- a CDS encoding ABC transporter ATP-binding protein, which gives rise to MQNNLAISVQDVTKVYRLYDKPIDRLKEALSPTHKEYHKKFFALDKISFDVEKGTTVGIIGTNGSGKSTILKIITGVLSPTTGKVEVDGNISALLELGAGFNMDYTGIENVYMNGTMMGFSKEQMDQKLDEILNFADIGDFVYQPVKTYSSGMFVRLAFALAINVEPEILIVDEALSVGDVFFQAKCYKKIDEIRKKGTTVLMVTHDMGSIIKYCDKVVLLNRGAFVAEGAPGHMVDLYKKILANRLDDVERELTEEKFEKAYTFGTDAEPKKDDFSVESGNLMKEKLTLNPNVTEYGDGRAEIYDLGLLDEKGDVTNMLLKGEYFTIRERIRFFANIENPIFTYTIKDKKGMDLTGTNTLYEGSDVHSVKDGDTYEVEFRQKMTLQGGEYLLSMSCTGFENGTHTVYHRLYDVANITVISNKNTVGVYDMEPEVTVNYYEGGAHGKK
- a CDS encoding cell wall-binding protein; this translates as MRKLALCLISAAVTIATTTSVFAASPWYKDDGKWRYIQNGRRFAQDEWVNDNGSWYYIDQLGFMSTGWKDLRGTWYYLDDSGKMVANRWIGNYYLGSNGAMLTNTTTPDGYKVGADGAWLSGNTQSSTGQVKLDEARAAAVVAKHDYYKNCSKEQANQADDVARKIAIRVLSDSSLTTDLAKVRKAASIIYREYILSNQYGTDANKYYRSPYGVFVAHVSTCAGGTRALGRVLDFMGYDWTHANPNSWTHQWCILQMDGKTGYADAMGYGCGFDQHPYLSKDMSKVYEDEQNGLY
- the rfbC gene encoding dTDP-4-dehydrorhamnose 3,5-epimerase — encoded protein: MGKITVTNCEIDGLYVIEPTVFPDARGYFVETYNQRDFEEAGLNMKFVQDNQSMSVKGVLRGLHFQKEHPQGKLVRVLRGEVFDVAVDLRKHSKTYGKWFGVVLSAENKKQFYISEGFAHGFLVLSDEAEFAYKCTDFYHPGDEGGIIWNDPSIGIEWPIAEGMEINLSEKDTKWNDLAHTFHFS
- a CDS encoding ABC transporter permease translates to MKNLIGLFKDLQKNRKLIWELAKADFKKRFVGSYFGIVWMFVQPVVTVFIYFAIFQMGFKSVPPVPGAPYVLWLVPGIVPWFYFAEAMNTGTSCLQEYDYLVKKVVFNVQILPVIKLISCLIVHGIFVLIMIGMYFCFGRLPKVTWIQLIYYTFALSLFVLGWTLITASINVFFKDMAQIVSIALQFGMWLVPIMWDPTMFQNRPAWLDSVLKINPIYYIVMGYRDSMLQGNWFFERPMLTIYFWIWTIVMLMIGLKVFHKLRPHLSDVL